Below is a window of Alphaproteobacteria bacterium DNA.
CCAACACCTGTTGTAGAGCAACCTGCTGTTGTTGTTGAGACTCCTGCGCCAGTAGGTGCTGATCCAGAGCCTGTTGCAGAAACAGCTATTCCACTGCAAGAGCAAGAAGCACAAAAATTGGCTGAGGCGCTTTCTCAAGCAATGCGTGAGAAAGCATTAGAGAGTGCTAGAGAGGAGCAATTACACCCTGCTGCAAAGCCAGTAACAGCAGAAAGGCCAAAATTTGTCCCACAAGCGACGACGAAGCCAGTCAAGGCACTTAGCCAGCCTGTAAAACCAGGGGTTCCACAACCAATTCCTGCCGCAAAACCCGCTAGCACTATTGCTGTAAAACCAGCGCCAACACAGCCCGTCGCAAAACCTGTTGCAGCACCTATTGCAGCAGAGGCAAAACCTGGGCTTAGGCAAGCCGCCACAGCCCTTCAAAGTATTGACCCTGCATTTGTTCAAGACTTTTTGAGTGTAGCTGACAAAGCGATATCTGAGCCCGCGCAAAAAGCAAAAAATCAAATAGATGCGATTACAGTGGCTAAAGATACTTTCTCTAAAAATCCGAATGCAATCACTTATAATATGCTTCGGGGAGCACTTATAAAAGCTGGGTTTGGTCTTTCTTCAAAATTCCCGCCCACCTTGCCAAAAGCAAAATAAATATTACCGATTATGGTTTCCCCGGCCTTGGGCTGGGGAGCCATTCAAATACATCCCTCTAAAACAGCTAAAAAAGAATGATTCATAGCTAGATTACTTTACGGGTAACAACCGAGTCCTTTTATAAGGAATCGGCTATATACCTACTTGTTTAGATAAAATTATTCGTTTATCATGATGAAATATAATGATACCGGGAGGGTACTAACAATGATTCGATTTTTCTTATTTTTAGCTATTTTTTCTTTTTGTTTTATTCAGATGGCCCTTGCGGCACCTCAACCCAACCCTTCTGCAAGTATGGGTGGTGATGATTTTCCCGGTGGAGACGATGACTCAATGGATATGGATGGTGGCGATAACTTTGATGATGAGGTAGGACCACCCCCCCCAAAGGGAGCACCAGCGCCAGCAAATGCGGGGCCCGCAGGATCAATGATGCCTCCATCACAAGGCGGTGATCCTTATGGGGCTCCATCAGCAGCCGCACCAGGAAATGATCCCTACGCCTATGCGCCCCCTCCTGCTGATAGTTCTATGCAACAACCCCCTATGAACAATGATTTTGGTCCCATGCCACCCCAAGGGCAGATGGATCCTTTAGGGCCTATGCCCCCCATGCCACAAGATGATAGATCTGTCCCAACGCCCCCAAGTTCCTATACGTCACCCGATCAATATGGTCCACCACCACCTCAAGGGGGGCCTAATAATATGCCGCCTATGCCGCAAGATGTGGGTGCGGGAATGTCTCCTGATCAATATGGTGCTCCCCCATCCTATGGACCCAAAAGTACCTTGAATGATGGAAATTTTTCCTGGAGTAATATTGACCTGCATAATCTGATTCCTAGGTAGTCTAGCTCGTTCCTTTGAGCTGAGTACTTCGTCATTCGTCGTTAGTGTAGATCAAGCTACACGTGCGCTTCTCATTCCTCGTATCAGTTAAATTAACTTCGCTATACTGAACGAGCACTTTGCAAACTGTGGGATCTGGGTGTCCCCCAGTGATTTCCTCGGGCTTGACCCGAGGACCCACGCCTTACTTATTGGGGTGCATTTTCGCACCCCATGTATCCTCGCCCCGGGGACCTAAGATTCCAAAGTTTCGCGATGATTACCTCTAAAAGATGCTTTGTTACATATGATCTGGGCAGTCGATGCCCAAAACGCTTAGTACTTTTTCTAAGGTGTTTTGTGTTTGTTGGGCTATTAAAAGCCGAAGGGCTTTCGTTTCGGGATCATTTTTATCTGACAAGATGGGGCAGGCCTGGTAAAAACGACTGAAGCATTGGGCCAGTTCAAAAGCATAATCGCATAACATATTGAGCGCCCGTTTTTCAAAGGCTTTTTCCATAATTTCCTGAAATCTTAGAATCCACAGGATCAGTTCTTTTTCCTGGGGTTCTAGCTCTACTGCTCCTTTAAAAGAAAATGTTCCTGCCTTTAACAAAATCGATTTAATGCGTACCACAGCATAAAGCAAATAGGGGCCTGTTTTACCCTCAAAATTCATAAATTTCGCCACATCAAACTGATAGTTTTGTGACATATTGTGCTGTAAATCCGCAAACTTCAGGGCGGCGATGCCTATTTTTTGTGCGGTATCGTTGGTTATTGTTTCCGAGGCAGTTTCTAAATGAGCCTCTTTAGTTCGGCTTTTTGCTTCCTCTACAAGAGTATGGATCAGTTCTTCCAGGCGCATAGCCCCGCCTGCACGGGTTTTGAAGGGTTTGTTGTCGGGCCCGTTCATGGTTCCAAATCCTAAAAACTCAAACTGAGCCGTGTAGCCAGCTTTACGTGCTGCCCGAAAAACTTGCTCAAAATGCAGGGATTGTCGCCCATCCACCACATACAAAATATCATCCGCCTTGAATGTTTCTACCCGTTCCCGAATGGTGGCTAAATCCGTTGTGGCGTATAAAATACCCCCGTCCGATTTTTCCAGCAAAACAGGGGGTACTTCTTTTTTATCAGTGGGCTCCGACACATTGATTACAAAAGCGCCCTGGCTTTTTTCCAAAATGTTTTTGTGTTTTAAATCTTCCAACAGGCTGGGGATTTGGTCCTGATAGCGGCTTTCCCCAAACCATTGTTCAAAAGAAACCCCAAGCTTTTCAAATTGCGTTTTCATATCTACGACTGAAACATCCACGAAATGTTTCCAAAGGGCCCTATACCCGGGGCGCCCCTGTTGTAGTTCAAATGTGGCTTGGCGTGCTTTTGTGGCTAGCATTTCATCCTCGGCACAGCGGGCAGAAATCTGGGGATAAATGCGCTGTAAATCTTCCAGCGTTACGGGCGATTCTTTAGGGTAAGGCCCCGTGAAACCAGTATCAAAATATACGACCTTGGGGTCCGTCTCTTCAAGGGCAATAATCAGCATCCCCATCTGTGTTCCCCAGTCACCCAGATGGATATCCCCCGTCACATCGTGCCCCATAAAACGGAACAAATTTTTAAGGGATTGCCCAATAATGCTAGATCTTAAATGGCCCACATGCATGGGTTTAGCTACATTAGGTCCCCCATAATCAATGAAGACCTTATGTTTTTTAGCGGGAGAAAGATGCTCAGGAACAGAAAATTCTTGGAAAGATTTTAAAAGGTAGGATGGTTTAATTTTATAATTAATGAAGCCAGGGCCTGCCACAGAAAATTCAATATCCGTGGTCAATTGGGTCAGGTGCCCAATAATTTCTTGGGCTAATTCTTGGGGATTTCGTTGCAGTTTCTTACCCAAAATCAGGGATCCATTGCATTGGTAATCAGCCAGATCTGGCCTGTCCGCCATTTTGACTTCTGCAAAAGCGATATCCAGACCCGCTTTTTGAAAAGCAGCCTGCGTTATATTTCGCAAAAAATCGTTAAGAGTTCTGAAGGGTTTCATGCTGTTTCAATGATAGTACAAAACTAAAAAAAGTAAAACGAATGATCTTCTGAGAAATTAAAGAGTACGAGCGAAACCAGGGTCCAGGGCTCCGACATGTACATTTAGTACATTAGAAGCCCAAGATCCCGCAGTTTTGCGAAGTAATCGTTAATTTATCGTGAATAGAATTCGATAACTAAGTTTGGTTCCATCTGAACAGGGTAAGGAACTTCCATTAATTTAGGAGCTCTTAAAAACTTACCAGTCAGTTTCTTATGGTCTACTTCAAGGTAGGTGGGAACTTCACGCTCTGAAGACTGAATTGCCTCAAGAACAATTGGAATTTCCTTTGAGCGATCGCGTATTTCAATCACATCCCCATCCTTTACAGAATAGGAAGGAATATTAACGCGCTTGCCATTTACCCTAATGTGGCCATGGTTCACAAACTGTCGTGCAGAAAACACCGTAGGCACGAAGCGCAGACGATAGATAACTGAGTCTAGACGGCGCTCTAGGAGTTCAATTAAAGTTTCGCCCGTGTCCCCGCGACGGCGCTCTGCTTCCTGAAACAGATTACGGAATTGGCGTTCACCAATGTTACCATAATACTTTTTCAGTTTTTGCTTTGCGCTAAGCTGAACACCATAGTCGGTTAATTTTTTACGTGCTGCACCATGTTGGCCGGGCGCGTAACTTCTTGTGTTAACCGGACTTTTGGGACGTCCCCAGAGGTTTACCCCCAGGCGACGGTTACATTTATATTTTGCTTGTATACGTTTTGTCATAGGATTATCCTAAAATTATTCATAGATTTCAGTACATTAGTAAAAAATCTAACAACGATTAATACATGCGCCGTTCTCATTTATTCAAATGAATACAGCCTTTTAACCTTATTTCAGATCAAATGTCAAACAATTGTTAAAAATTTCTGGATTTTCTTTTAGGGGCTGCTATAGTGTGGTGGTTATGAAAATGGCTAAAAAACTAGGATTCTGGACTCTTTTATCCCTGGTCATGGGCAACATGATTGGGGGCGGTATTTTTATGCTGCCTGCGTCCCTTGCTGCCTATGGTAGTTTAAGCTTGATTGGCTGGGGGGTTACCACCGTTGGCGCCTTGTTTTTGGCCCTTGTCTTTGCTCGGTTAAGTTATCGGTTTCCCATTGATGGGGGGCCCTATGCCTATTGCCGGGCGGCCCTGGGAAACTTTATGGGCTTTCAAGTGGCCTGGATTTATTGGATTTCCATGTGGGTGGGCAGTGCGGCGACTGTTACCGCAACGGTCAGTTATATTTCTGTCTTTTTTCCCGAGCTCACCACCAACCCTCTGCTATCCTTAGCAGCCAGCACGACTATTATTTGGGGTCTAACCCTTTTGAATATTTTCAGTCTTAAGGCCTCAAGCGTTGTTCAAGTGTTAACAACTATCTTGAAAATTCTGCCCTTAATTCTTTTAGTGGTATTTGGTCTACCCAGAATAAGCATCGCCAACTTTCAGCCCTTTAACCCCAGTGGGGAACCTTTCTTTTCTGCCCTATTAAGCGCCTCTATTATAACCATGTGGACGTTCATTGGTATTGAAAGTGCCACGGTCCCTGCCAAAAAGGTTCATAACCCTGCCCACACCATTCCTCGGGCAACTTTATGGGGCACGGGCCTGGTCGCTGTTTTTTATATTATTCTTTCGATCTTTATGATTGGGGTCATTCCCAATGCTGAACTTAAAGTTAGCACCGCTCCCTTTGCCATGGCGGCCAGTGTTATTTGGGGCCCCTGGGGCAGCAGTCTTATTGCCTTGATCGTTATCATTGCCTCATTAGGGTGTTTGAATGGGTGGGTTTTGATTGAAGCCCAAGTTCCAGCTTCTGCGGCACAGGACGGATTATTCCCCAAAAAATTTGCCCAAACCAATAAAGACGGCTTGCCTGTTTTTTCCATGATTTTTACCGCGTGTTTAACAAACAGTCTTGTTTTGTTGAATTATCATAAAAATTTCGTCGCGGCTTTTAGTTTTATGATTATTTTAGCCACCGTTGCAGTTTTGATTACTTATTTATTTTCCGTTATTTCTGAAGTTGTTTTAATTTTAAAAGAAAAAAAGAAATTATCTAAAATAATTCTTGTGAAGAATTTCCTTGTAGTTGTCTTGGCTTCCAGCTATATAGTTTTGGCTCTGGTAGGTGCTGGAGCAGAGATTTTGCTTTGGGGAATTTTATTATTCTGTTTAAGTATTCCTTTTTACTTTTATAAAAGAAGTTGAAATAATCATGAACTTTCACCTTGAAAACCCATCTTTCGATTCCTACATGTTGTGTAAGGAAAGGAAATTTTTGGATGAGAAGAAAAGATCTCATGAGTGTTATAACCACAGAGGACGCAAGCGTCATCACACCCGAGGAGTATGAACATTTGTCTTTTTTCCTAGAAACAACCACTGAAACAATCAAAAAAATTACTGTCTGCATGCAACAGCTTGATATGGAAGTTCTGCGTTTGAAGTACGAACTAAAGGCTGCCATCAATGAGCATGCCAACTTTCGCCATAAGTTAGACGAATTCGAATCCCACACTAAGAAAACCCCTAAGAATTAAGCTGACTCCACATTACAGTGCTTTCTTCAGGCTTGCCCCGAGGATCTTTCTTTTTCTTTACTCCCTTGCAATATAATTCTACGCATCCTATATGTATTCCAGAGTGATCTTTTTAGGAGATTAAAATGCGTACAAAATTTTTATATACTATTCTTTTTAGCTTGGCTTTAAGTCAGCAGGCTCACTCTGCTACAGGTGATCTGCCGGATGAACCTAGAGCTGCATCCCCTCAATTGGGCGCCCTTGCTGACCCCACGTCAGAACTAATAAAGGTCAAAGGTTCTCGAAAACTTGATGAAACCATCCCTTTCTTTACTCAGCTTCCCTTAGAACTTACTCTAAAAGTTCTAAGTTTTTTGTCCAAAAAAGATTTTGCTCAACTCCGACTGACTTCAAGTGGGTGGGGAGCCTACTTAAAAGCAACTCAATTCTCTAAAATAAAGAGGCTACACTTCTTGAGCAATAAAATTGGCAATGCTGGGGTGATTGCCCTTGCTCCCTATCTTTCCCAAATGACCAACTTGCAGAGTCTAGACTTAAGGGGGAATTATATTGGTGATGATGGGGTGATTGCCCTTGCTCCAAATCTTTCCCGAATGCCCAACTTGCAGAGTCTAATCTTAGAGAGCAATCAAATTGGTGCTGCTTGCAGAGCAGAAATACTTACGCGACTAACACGGCCGGGGCTTCAAATAAAGTTCTAAAAAATATTTTGTAGTCTCCCTCTTCTGCTTTCCTCGGCCTTGAGCCGAGGACCCGCCCCTTTCTTATAGTGTGCCGCACTCCGTGGTCCCTCGGTCGAAGCCCGAGGGAACCAAGGGGGGGGGCAGCTTTGCAATGATGGCACTATTAAGCACCTAAGTTTTTCTTGCATAGAAAGTATTAATTTGCCAATATCTTCCTATGAATTTACCCCTGATAAAATTTGTGGCTGGGCGCTATTTGTGGCCTAAAAAATCGGATGGTTTTTTGAAAATCATCACGCTTTTTTCCTTTATTGGTATTACGTTGGGGGTGGCCACCCTTATTATCGTTATGTCCGTTATGAACGGATTCCGGATTGAACTTTCTAAAAAAATTCTTGATTTTAACAGCCATCTTTCCGTTTATGATTTGCCCTTAAAAGACTCTCCTGATTTTGTCAAAACCATTAACAATTTGCCAGAAGTCACTGCGGCCTTTCCGGTGATTGAGGGGCAGGCCGTGTTGATGGGGAGGGGGCAATCTCTGGGTGTTATGGCCCGCGCGCTGCCTTTTTCTGATCTGAAAGACAAAAGTTTCATTTACAAAAAACTAACCTTTGGTAGTTTTGAGGGCTTTGATTCAGCGGAGCCCTCCCTTGTTATTGGAAAAAAATTAGCCCAACGACTTGGGGTCTATCCGGGGGATAGCATCACTCTGATTTCGCCTAAAGGAAATTCCACCCCCTTTGGGACTATGCCCCGGTTTGAACAATTTAAGATTGTGGGCATTTTCGAAGTGGGTATGCACGAATATGATTCAAACGTGGTATTCATACCCTATGAACAGGCCCGGGATTTTTTCAGGGTTGATGACAAGTGGGGGCACTTAGAAATTTACCTGAAAAATCCCTACAACACAGATTCAGTAACGGAAAAAATTCAGCAACTAGTGCCTGAACCCCTGCGGTTTTTAAGTTGGGCCCAGGCCCACGCCAGTTTCTTTGAAGTCATTCAAATCGAAAGTAACGTTATGTTCATTATTTTAAGTATGATCATTCTGATTGCAGCTTTTAACATTATTTC
It encodes the following:
- the rpsD gene encoding 30S ribosomal protein S4, whose amino-acid sequence is MTKRIQAKYKCNRRLGVNLWGRPKSPVNTRSYAPGQHGAARKKLTDYGVQLSAKQKLKKYYGNIGERQFRNLFQEAERRRGDTGETLIELLERRLDSVIYRLRFVPTVFSARQFVNHGHIRVNGKRVNIPSYSVKDGDVIEIRDRSKEIPIVLEAIQSSEREVPTYLEVDHKKLTGKFLRAPKLMEVPYPVQMEPNLVIEFYSR
- a CDS encoding lipoprotein-releasing ABC transporter permease subunit, which translates into the protein MNLPLIKFVAGRYLWPKKSDGFLKIITLFSFIGITLGVATLIIVMSVMNGFRIELSKKILDFNSHLSVYDLPLKDSPDFVKTINNLPEVTAAFPVIEGQAVLMGRGQSLGVMARALPFSDLKDKSFIYKKLTFGSFEGFDSAEPSLVIGKKLAQRLGVYPGDSITLISPKGNSTPFGTMPRFEQFKIVGIFEVGMHEYDSNVVFIPYEQARDFFRVDDKWGHLEIYLKNPYNTDSVTEKIQQLVPEPLRFLSWAQAHASFFEVIQIESNVMFIILSMIILIAAFNIISGLVILVKDKSTDIAIIKTMGGPAKDVMYTFSLVGSSIGILGTFFGYLLGLLVSHNLESIRQGLQSLLGIQLFNSEFYFLTKLPSVVMAGDVAMIVSLSVILSFLATLYPAYRASKLNPIEVLRQNG
- a CDS encoding F-box-like domain-containing protein, with product MRTKFLYTILFSLALSQQAHSATGDLPDEPRAASPQLGALADPTSELIKVKGSRKLDETIPFFTQLPLELTLKVLSFLSKKDFAQLRLTSSGWGAYLKATQFSKIKRLHFLSNKIGNAGVIALAPYLSQMTNLQSLDLRGNYIGDDGVIALAPNLSRMPNLQSLILESNQIGAACRAEILTRLTRPGLQIKF
- a CDS encoding amino acid permease, whose translation is MAKKLGFWTLLSLVMGNMIGGGIFMLPASLAAYGSLSLIGWGVTTVGALFLALVFARLSYRFPIDGGPYAYCRAALGNFMGFQVAWIYWISMWVGSAATVTATVSYISVFFPELTTNPLLSLAASTTIIWGLTLLNIFSLKASSVVQVLTTILKILPLILLVVFGLPRISIANFQPFNPSGEPFFSALLSASIITMWTFIGIESATVPAKKVHNPAHTIPRATLWGTGLVAVFYIILSIFMIGVIPNAELKVSTAPFAMAASVIWGPWGSSLIALIVIIASLGCLNGWVLIEAQVPASAAQDGLFPKKFAQTNKDGLPVFSMIFTACLTNSLVLLNYHKNFVAAFSFMIILATVAVLITYLFSVISEVVLILKEKKKLSKIILVKNFLVVVLASSYIVLALVGAGAEILLWGILLFCLSIPFYFYKRS
- the argS gene encoding arginine--tRNA ligase, encoding MKPFRTLNDFLRNITQAAFQKAGLDIAFAEVKMADRPDLADYQCNGSLILGKKLQRNPQELAQEIIGHLTQLTTDIEFSVAGPGFINYKIKPSYLLKSFQEFSVPEHLSPAKKHKVFIDYGGPNVAKPMHVGHLRSSIIGQSLKNLFRFMGHDVTGDIHLGDWGTQMGMLIIALEETDPKVVYFDTGFTGPYPKESPVTLEDLQRIYPQISARCAEDEMLATKARQATFELQQGRPGYRALWKHFVDVSVVDMKTQFEKLGVSFEQWFGESRYQDQIPSLLEDLKHKNILEKSQGAFVINVSEPTDKKEVPPVLLEKSDGGILYATTDLATIRERVETFKADDILYVVDGRQSLHFEQVFRAARKAGYTAQFEFLGFGTMNGPDNKPFKTRAGGAMRLEELIHTLVEEAKSRTKEAHLETASETITNDTAQKIGIAALKFADLQHNMSQNYQFDVAKFMNFEGKTGPYLLYAVVRIKSILLKAGTFSFKGAVELEPQEKELILWILRFQEIMEKAFEKRALNMLCDYAFELAQCFSRFYQACPILSDKNDPETKALRLLIAQQTQNTLEKVLSVLGIDCPDHM